The Larimichthys crocea isolate SSNF chromosome XXI, L_crocea_2.0, whole genome shotgun sequence genomic sequence gtgtttggctgtgtgtgGTCCTCATGTAgacatatatttgtgtgttttctgtcttatacatgtgtgtgagaatgtgtgtgcagacatacagtgtaaacatacagtatatgactGTATGTCTGcgtgtgtatttttatgtgtgtgttctgtctggTCTGTGGAGGCTTCAGGCTGTCTGACAGAGCTGTGTTAAATTCCAAAACATGTCGACGTCGAAGCTTCCACAGAACAAAACTACAGTTTACAACTCAAATGTCTCAAAACATCCCAAATATACCTTCATGGATGATTTACAGACAGTAAACCTGCTCCTCACACGATGTTGgggtaaacatgtttattgttgtagtaTTGTTGGAGTAATTTAGAAATATAATTGGGTTAAAGACAAAGTAcagtcacagaaacaaacagagcaaaTATACTGACTCATACATAGCCTCATATATGCTTTATTATTACAGTCAACTCACTGAGATGAGCATCCATTTCTAAAAGATAATTCACTGATAATTGTTTAAAGATCCAGAAGGTCATCGAAGAATATATTCAGAAATATATTCAGAGTACTGcagaataatgaataataataataatttgcttGTAACAAAAATGCAATAAACTGATGCTTAGCTCTGGGACTTGACTGTCATGATCATGCATTAGAGGCACAAACTATAGGCTATAAAAAAATCTCTGATAACTAAACAGCAGACTTAAGACGCCAGTTCTTCTGACCAACATTGAAAACCTTCCTTTGGGTTCAATTACACTCCTTAACACTAAATATTCAACATGGCTACATTATATACATAATTCATAGTTTTACAGAAGAAGTTCAACAGATACAGTAAGTCACCTACAAAGAGGCCAAAAACACTCAGTGGTTTGACACccctcccaccctcccctcTTTAATCCCACACAGACAAGTCAGTGATCATTTCAGTCAggttcttcttccttctctcacATGCATTACACAACTTTCTTCACAATCAATTTCCACCTGACATTTCTGACCTGAGTGTCTTTCCAGTATTTCCCACATCTACCACAAAAATTACATCTTGGTAAAATCCCTGACATAGATAAAAGAATGGTAGACTGACTAGTTTCGGGAAATTGAGTTGAGTACAAAAGTCTGAATTTATCCTTTGGGTCAACAATTGACACTATTAGACGTAGGTAATGCTTTATGACACTAAGTCATGCacgattaattattaattaattaaattactgGTGAAACTAGATCACATTTtaaggagaaaatgttttctgcttatTGCTCTCAACTCTGCTTCatcagtttcctgatggacattaaagtaaactgctgtgaactatagttgctgttagttaatgttagctcagtttgatagtCAGGCTGCCCAGActttgagctcagagcaccaagggagtgttaatgtttgtaccatAGACGTTTTGGACCAGAAAGAGTTGGGCGaatgggctcagcagcttctatggacatattGACAGAGGCACAGAAACTGAAGAGGACAACAGAGTTAGGGAAAAACAGAGCAAGAGACTGCTAAACAacaagctgggcttcttgctgttgaactagtaagtaatattagctggctgctatgaattgtgttgttgcacttactTGATATTTGGCTATGAGAAAATGTGGcaacttgctagtttttgatcagaatcTTTGTGATTGGCCTGGGACAAGACACATCCgccagagcaaataaaacatgagcttGCAGATTTGTCTGGGTTCCAGGATAGCAATACCTCATGCAGCCACTAAAATTGCTTCATAGCCCAGCTCGGTTTCTGGGACAAACAACTGTCAATCAAGCATCTAAAGGAGCGTTTCAGATATACATaagaacttttttctttctctcaataattaaaaatcataacaatatatttaaaaatcacGTTGGCATGATTTTTcacttcttaaaaaattctGATTTCAGTTGGACTAGTCAATAATTaggctctttctttctttctttctttctttctttctttctttctttctttggaaaCTGTTacaactcaaaaacaaaattggCACCAAATTCTGTTAACCCCTGACAAACCTTGAACCCCTGCACTTATAAATCTACTCCCTAAAACTCATAtggagaaacaaacagggtGACCTTGGTGAGGTAGCGCCCCAGCAGTGAGTTGTGCTCCAGCTCGCTCATCTCCACCTCAGCCTCCAGAGCAGCAGGACCCTTGATGGGCGTCACCAGGAGGAGGGTGCCAGTTTGGCGTCCAGAGCGTTGCACGCTAAAGTGGCCCCGTCCACGGCCACCCGCCAGACCAAAGCGTAGCGTGTCACCCAGTACTCGAGCCGCCGACACCCGGAACAGGACGCGGGGGGCTGACATGTTagacaccacagacaggaagtggaaggAGATAGAGTTTGGTGCCTGAGTGCATCCTTTGTCTCCCAGCATGCACGGGTTCCTCTCACAGCGCCTGGGGAGACACAAAGTGGGTGAATATATCAGTGAAATCTTATCTCAAGGGGTTCTTTCATTGGTCTTTCTGAAACATGTTATTTGAGTTTAATGAGTAACTACAGCATCTGGTTTTCAGTTCACTTATGGTAAATTTACACTTCTCTTCTGAGCTTTTTTGCTGTAATCTGTGTTGATTGTCTTTCTATGGGCAGGATAAATCAGTGTGATGAAAATCAGACGTTGTGGATTGTGTAGTAATGTGTTGAAGGTAGCCGCTGCGAAGCTatcacaaaaaaaccttttatcTCTCGGCGCTCCCGCTCCTCATTGACGCTCTACATTGCTTGACCACctctatctctttctgtctctccttcacAGTTCACACTTCAAAAGTTTCTCGATGTTTCCATTTTGAAGCATAGACTGCAAGCCAAACACAGCCATGGAAGCTTAgtgcatgaaataaaccaacCAAGGACACAGTATATTAGTATTTTGGTTTGATCCGTTGATGCCTGGATGATGCCTGGATAGCGATATTCCTGACGGACTGCATTGGATTGACTCTGATGCTGATTGCTGAATTGGCCACCAGTGTGATGTCCAGTTTCTCCAAAAATGTATTATGTTTCAACTTCTCTTTCCAGTCCCCCGAGGTTGTTGCATTTCTTTCGAGATCCCCTGTTAGTCCCACTCAGAGTACCCCCACTCAAATAAATAGGAGAACTGGTGTTTTCGCCACAGCGCCTGATTTGGTCTCAATCGACACTTAGAGAGCAGCTCTTGCCCCTCCTTCATTGTAAACACTGTGGTCACTGGTGCACTTTGAGGGTAAACTGCCATGATAAACTGCCGTCCATGGTATCCAAATGTGctagaaaacatgatgaagtgCCCTCTAGGGTGCCCTTCcactaaagaaaacacaatgtgttATATGTGCAATATAGGCTGGCCTGCATGCTCCCATGCTTTCATATAAAACTGCACTTGATGGGTTGTATTATCTTGTCAAGTGATATCATAGTTTGGAAATCAGTcagtaaaaactttatttacatcttcatcttcaaTTTGTGGTTGCGGTCTAAGGGCTGGAGTTTATTCTTCTATTCTTCCTCCTGTCCCTCCACCACTCCTCCTGTCTCTAGAGGCTAGTTGCCAGTACTGAATTGCTTAAGTCCTCCAGAGACTCCATGCTTATTTTCAGTCGTGCCCAGTTTTGAAACAATTCTGATGATTGTGATTTTGAACAAATCATTGTCTCCTGAAATTACATCCTGCTCACATATTGTGTTAAGAGACATCTTTATGATTCATTGTGAACTTTCTTTCATATGGGCACATAACGCAGCAGTTGTGGAAAGTAAAATTCGATCTTTGTTCAAAATAAGTTTAATTAATCCAAGCAAGAGGCTGCCCTCAAGTGCCATTTAAACTAGTCTTAAATGCAAAAGTGCCtttttatcttaaaatatttaaaaagcagcttttaaCGTATCAAGATTTTTTTGGAGCTGCAGCTAAAGATCCTTTCTGGAAGAACAAACACTGTACATAATCCTTAACCTAAAGCTAACCCTGCAAGCGTTAGAGATGCACACTTGGAGAGTCTGTCCACCACAACACTGTCCTCCCTGCATTACCGAAACATACAATTATAATTCAGCtgcagaaataaatcaaaaacttCTTTGGTAAACACATTTAGTTTCTGTCTGCTGCCATAAACATGTTTCATACCCATTGACTGccatcagctgatcagctgactgGAGCCTAAAAACCTCAGCAGGGCTTCTGAAGCCAAACCTCAGTCCGACTCTCAGCCCAGAAGAGGGACGCTAAATGTCGGGTGGATAAAGGAAGTGGGTGACATGGAGGTAAAACGTATTGTTTTCAAATCTCTCTCCATTGCTGTCCCTGTCATTTGCATTTCATCTCGAGTCTTTGTCTTCTGAGGTGAGAAATTTTATGgctctctctgtttcatctgCCCAGTTTACATTCCTTCTTGCCTGCTTGCTTTGTTTGCAGTTTCATTGTGGTCTTGATATGTGATTTCACTCTAAAAGGCagttagtctgttagctggttAGCAAGATAAcagtgaacaaaaacaacatccaaTCAGTGGGCTTTAAATTGCAGCTATAAAAAAAGATTGCAGCTAGTTGAAGACGGATATTAACTATCTTAGCTATTGTATACACCAATTGGCACATTCCTTGTCATGGATACAAGAGGTTGGATCCTAACAAGTTTAGTGATCCCTCAACGTTACTCTAACACCAACATGAGGTTCACATTTTGAGTGGAACAATTGGGTACatacattcatgttccccttgGGATGaattacagtaataaaaataatggtgGACTGAAATCATGACTTGCAACTTGACTTGAGACATGATGACTCAAATGAATTGTTGTGTTCATCTTATGTTTTCAGTTGGAAAATTCACCATTGTCAGTGTTGACATTACAAGTGTCTGTTACACTGGGATGATTTCAATCAAGCCTCTTGCAACTCTACCTGATGGTCTAGATCAGATCAGATACAtactttgtcttttctctttatgAATCCAGAATGCAGATAAGATTGCTGTATGCTCTTACATTGGTGATGTCTTGATGTACGTGGCATTTTTCATCTGAGGACATCCCACCGTCACGCACTGGAAACCTCCGTAGGTgttcacacacacctgctctaGTGTGCAGTTGTGCATCCGGTTTTCACACTCGTCGACGTCTGAACACAGAAGGACAGAGGCGTTACGAACACAAGTCCACATGTCTGTAAACATTCCACCAACAGGTAGGATGACCTTTGAACTCCTCACCTGTGCAGCTGCGACCGTCTCTGGCGAGGTCGTAGCCGGCTGGACAGAAGCAGTGGAAGCTGCCAGGAGTGTTTACACACTGATGGACACAGAGGCGGCCAGGCTGACCGAGAGGAAACAGACGACACTCATCGATatctgaaacagacagaatcCTTAGTAGAAGTTGTcaaagttatataaaaaaaaggtaattagTAAGAAATGTTACCTGTGCAAATGTTGTTGTCACGACCTGATATGGTGAAACCCACGTCACAGGTGCAGCGGGTGGAACCCAGAAAGTGAGTGCAGTGAGATGGACGGACGGATGaggaagggggtgggggtgtgggtaaggatgaggagaggggagaaactGGAGATGATGAAGAGAAAGACGGGGAGGATgctgacagagcagcagaggcagggaaggaggaggaggaggaggaggaggaagtggatgGAGAAGACCGAGCCACAGGAGTGAAGGAGGCCAGGGAGTTGTC encodes the following:
- the LOC104934604 gene encoding fibulin-7, whose translation is MRMEVLFRMKTAVVVMLCLHQMSFSSAQECPSTHDLLNSLRQVEKMLAVHEASYQQGLRSLRKKISALHNSTMAIFKAGATCPKPEPPAHGRRLGRVFGIGHEVHFLCKPGYELIGPRTRVCLDSLKWSGQQPMCRRLNSTDNSLASFTPVARSSPSTSSSSSSSSFPASAALSASSPSFSSSSPVSPLSSSLPTPPPPSSSVRPSHCTHFLGSTRCTCDVGFTISGRDNNICTDIDECRLFPLGQPGRLCVHQCVNTPGSFHCFCPAGYDLARDGRSCTDVDECENRMHNCTLEQVCVNTYGGFQCVTVGCPQMKNATYIKTSPMRCERNPCMLGDKGCTQAPNSISFHFLSVVSNMSAPRVLFRVSAARVLGDTLRFGLAGGRGRGHFSVQRSGRQTGTLLLVTPIKGPAALEAEVEMSELEHNSLLGRYLTKVTLFVSPYEF